The following proteins are encoded in a genomic region of Glycine soja cultivar W05 chromosome 17, ASM419377v2, whole genome shotgun sequence:
- the LOC114393603 gene encoding peptidyl-prolyl cis-trans isomerase CYP57 isoform X1, whose translation MSSVYVLEPPTKGKVVVNTTRGPLDIELWPKEAPKAARNFVQLCLENYYDNTIFHRIIKDFLVQSGDPTGTGTGGESIYGGVFADEFHSRLKFKHRGIVAMANAGTLNSNGSQFFITLDRCDWLDRKHTIFGKVTGDTMYNLLRLGELETDKNDRPLDPPKILSVEVLWNPFEDIVPRTLQKLQIEAKADTKNKESGKKGVKKLNLLSFGEEAEEEEKELASVKQKIKSSHDVLNDPRLLKEDTLNNELSSSRRDMQLSVRDALNSKKDEPQKDSDAGSMACLNFSDDDEADFDARMRMQILKKRKELGDLPPKPKLRNAGRSSPENHDTSSAARSNAVSVDEDQPKVEKLSLKKKGVGSEARAERMSNADADLQLLNQAERGRQLQKQKKRRLQGREDEVLAKLEKFKNSLSAKATPPTDESEDVSNEELSDWKGVSLKFAPQTGKDRMSRNEDPNDYVVHDPLLEKGKEKFNRMIAKQKRREREWAGSSLT comes from the exons atgtcGTCGGTTTACGTTCTAGAGCCTCCGACGAAGGGGAAGGTGGTGGTGAACACTACGCGCGGTCCTTTGGACATTGAGCTGTGGCCGAAAGAGGCTCCGAAGGCCGCGAGGAACTTCGTTCAGCTCTGCCTCGAAAACTATTACGACAACACCATCTTCCACCGCATCATCAAGGACTTCCTCGTCCAAAGCGGCGACCCCACCGGCACCGGCACCG GTGGTGAAAGCATTTATGGTGGTGTTTTTGCTGATGAGTTTCATTCACGTCTGAAATTCAAGCACAGAGGAATAGTTGCAATGGCCAATGCCGGAACTCTGAATTCCAATGGAAGTCAGTTTTTCATCACTCTCGACCGCTGTGATTGGCTTGATCGCAAGCATACCATTTTTGGAAAA GTGACGGGAGATACAATGTATAATCTTTTGAGGCTGGGTGAACTTGAAACTGATAAGAATGACCGGCCTTTAGATCCGCCGAAGATATTATCAGTTGAG GTGTTATGGAATCCATTTGAAGATATTGTTCCAAGAACACTTCAAAAACTTCAGATTGAAGCTAAAGCtgatacaaaaaataaagagtCAGGGAAAAAAGGCGTAAA AAAATTGAACTTGCTTTCATTTGGGGAAGAAGCTgaagaagaggaaaaggaaTTGGCATCGGTGAAGCAAAAGATTAAGAGCAGTCACGATGTCTTGAACGATCCTCGTCTTCTAAAGGAAGATACTCTTAATAATGAACTG AGTTCATCAAGAAGAGATATGCAATTATCTGTAAGGGATGCACTTAACTCAAAGAAAGACGAGCCTCAGAAAGATTCAGATGCTGGTAGCATGGCATGTCTTAATTTCAGTGATGACGATGAAGCAGATTTTGATGCAAGAATGCGCATGCAAATACTCAAAAAGAGGAAGGAGTTGGGTGATCTCCCTCCCAAGCCAAAGTTGCGAAATG cAGGAAGGTCCAGTCCAGAGAACCATGATACGTCGTCTGCAGCCag GTCCAATGCTGTAAGTGTTGATGAGGATCAACCAAAGGTGGAAAAATTGTCCTTGAAGAAAAAGGGAGTTGGATCTGAAGCAAGAGCTGAACGAATGTCTAATGCAGATGCAGATTTGCAACTATTGAATCAAGCTGAGAGAGGAAGACAATTGCAGAAGCAGAAGAAACGCAGACTTCAAGGGCGTGAAGATGAA GTTCTGGCTAAACTTGAAAAATTTAAGAATTCTTTATCAGCAAAGGCGACACCCCCAACTGATGAATCTGAAGACGTTAGTAATGAGGAATTGTCAGACTGGAAAGGTGTTAGTTTAAAGTTTGCCCCACAGACTGGCAAG GACCGCATGTCTCGCAATGAAGACCCAAACGACTATGTTGTGCATGACCCTCTTCTGGAGAAGGGGAAAGAGAAGTTCAATAGGATGATAGCCAAACAAAAGAGACGAGAACGAGAGTGGGCTGGGAGTTCCCTTACTTGA
- the LOC114393603 gene encoding peptidyl-prolyl cis-trans isomerase CYP57 isoform X2, whose protein sequence is MSSVYVLEPPTKGKVVVNTTRGPLDIELWPKEAPKAARNFVQLCLENYYDNTIFHRIIKDFLVQSGDPTGTGTGGESIYGGVFADEFHSRLKFKHRGIVAMANAGTLNSNGSQFFITLDRCDWLDRKHTIFGKVTGDTMYNLLRLGELETDKNDRPLDPPKILSVEVLWNPFEDIVPRTLQKLQIEAKADTKNKESGKKGVKKLNLLSFGEEAEEEEKELASVKQKIKSSHDVLNDPRLLKEDTLNNELSSSRRDMQLSVRDALNSKKDEPQKDSDAGSMACLNFSDDDEADFDARMRMQILKKRKELGDLPPKPKLRNGRSSPENHDTSSAARSNAVSVDEDQPKVEKLSLKKKGVGSEARAERMSNADADLQLLNQAERGRQLQKQKKRRLQGREDEVLAKLEKFKNSLSAKATPPTDESEDVSNEELSDWKGVSLKFAPQTGKDRMSRNEDPNDYVVHDPLLEKGKEKFNRMIAKQKRREREWAGSSLT, encoded by the exons atgtcGTCGGTTTACGTTCTAGAGCCTCCGACGAAGGGGAAGGTGGTGGTGAACACTACGCGCGGTCCTTTGGACATTGAGCTGTGGCCGAAAGAGGCTCCGAAGGCCGCGAGGAACTTCGTTCAGCTCTGCCTCGAAAACTATTACGACAACACCATCTTCCACCGCATCATCAAGGACTTCCTCGTCCAAAGCGGCGACCCCACCGGCACCGGCACCG GTGGTGAAAGCATTTATGGTGGTGTTTTTGCTGATGAGTTTCATTCACGTCTGAAATTCAAGCACAGAGGAATAGTTGCAATGGCCAATGCCGGAACTCTGAATTCCAATGGAAGTCAGTTTTTCATCACTCTCGACCGCTGTGATTGGCTTGATCGCAAGCATACCATTTTTGGAAAA GTGACGGGAGATACAATGTATAATCTTTTGAGGCTGGGTGAACTTGAAACTGATAAGAATGACCGGCCTTTAGATCCGCCGAAGATATTATCAGTTGAG GTGTTATGGAATCCATTTGAAGATATTGTTCCAAGAACACTTCAAAAACTTCAGATTGAAGCTAAAGCtgatacaaaaaataaagagtCAGGGAAAAAAGGCGTAAA AAAATTGAACTTGCTTTCATTTGGGGAAGAAGCTgaagaagaggaaaaggaaTTGGCATCGGTGAAGCAAAAGATTAAGAGCAGTCACGATGTCTTGAACGATCCTCGTCTTCTAAAGGAAGATACTCTTAATAATGAACTG AGTTCATCAAGAAGAGATATGCAATTATCTGTAAGGGATGCACTTAACTCAAAGAAAGACGAGCCTCAGAAAGATTCAGATGCTGGTAGCATGGCATGTCTTAATTTCAGTGATGACGATGAAGCAGATTTTGATGCAAGAATGCGCATGCAAATACTCAAAAAGAGGAAGGAGTTGGGTGATCTCCCTCCCAAGCCAAAGTTGCGAAATG GAAGGTCCAGTCCAGAGAACCATGATACGTCGTCTGCAGCCag GTCCAATGCTGTAAGTGTTGATGAGGATCAACCAAAGGTGGAAAAATTGTCCTTGAAGAAAAAGGGAGTTGGATCTGAAGCAAGAGCTGAACGAATGTCTAATGCAGATGCAGATTTGCAACTATTGAATCAAGCTGAGAGAGGAAGACAATTGCAGAAGCAGAAGAAACGCAGACTTCAAGGGCGTGAAGATGAA GTTCTGGCTAAACTTGAAAAATTTAAGAATTCTTTATCAGCAAAGGCGACACCCCCAACTGATGAATCTGAAGACGTTAGTAATGAGGAATTGTCAGACTGGAAAGGTGTTAGTTTAAAGTTTGCCCCACAGACTGGCAAG GACCGCATGTCTCGCAATGAAGACCCAAACGACTATGTTGTGCATGACCCTCTTCTGGAGAAGGGGAAAGAGAAGTTCAATAGGATGATAGCCAAACAAAAGAGACGAGAACGAGAGTGGGCTGGGAGTTCCCTTACTTGA